The genomic segment TGGAGGgcgtcgatccaggtgttaaagggttaaattgtaCAAAATCGAAAACAGCCAGTGACACCAACAGCTGTCAAGCCTTCCCAGGACCCCCACTACAACAGCTGgatattcatttattcacttcattcattttaaatcttttttcatCAAACCATCATCATTGCCTGCCTGttgctcagtttttaatgtatttctaacttatttatttattatattttcatttcattttatttgattattttattttaaattcttttttatctttattttatttcccccCGTACAAAAATCTGTAATTCTGTTGATTTAGTGATCTTCTTACTGATTTCGTTGTTTCCCGGCGTGCTGTACAGCTCGCAGGAGTGCAGGGTCTGGTTGGTGAACGTGGCGTAGAAGTACGTCTTTTTCTTCGTGGACAGGACGGCGTTGCTGGTGCTCACATTGACCGGACCGTCCCTCAAGTTCAGGACCAGCGTACCGACTTTCGGACGGAAATCTGTAGCCAGACAAACGTCCGGACCCGGCGAGTCCGCCGACGTCCCCTCAGGAGGCAGAGGACTC from the Plectropomus leopardus isolate mb unplaced genomic scaffold, YSFRI_Pleo_2.0 unplaced_scaffold22472, whole genome shotgun sequence genome contains:
- the LOC121965946 gene encoding uncharacterized protein LOC121965946 produces the protein SDVLRLVARCPADPPVAPTLFALSPLPPEGTSADSPGPDVCLATDFRPKVGTLVLNLRDGPVNVSTSNAVLSTKKKTYFYATFTNQTLHSCELYSTPGNNEIIDLCADVHPDKSKVNFFLLVMNGVRVVFTKTLALNTLLTIRAVLF